The following are encoded together in the Culex pipiens pallens isolate TS chromosome 1, TS_CPP_V2, whole genome shotgun sequence genome:
- the LOC120420229 gene encoding ankyrin repeat and LEM domain-containing protein 2 homolog, with protein MEYYAIYLPYKEPDVSIKSFYTDKEEALKMLKTHKEARLKAFRTSEEAVYFYLNGPTEPTTTTTASSSLVMGTTSEKASLTTGNGNNLLGGQMPKSPTTGQLPLPSASAKLKLEKTPFKAPKSQELVAFRKNIEKNELDLVRNIIELNPRYLVSSGDMPTILKEGPRYNALHVAAMEGNTDMCRLILATIENPAFIEFLHGQRNASTDEVSAILLDLYLNMPDKCRSETPLHFAAKFGSVGVIEVLISYPQCKLTKNSDGHLPKDIICARAKPRNDTPEIRRAIADLLRERFYVPVLRAVDRSTPPVIGEPFTLANPPNLEPARGGAGDRFSPQLEIKAYAGPMDREQAQVFCRRWKTPPRLIPSPRAGFVSPVRGVSSSSKIPVAASTPIATKGAPAGGRRTLFPNKSFELALEGEREKEKEKEEELNNSINNNFEIEVVREEEEEEEEALEEDVKNGNSVVRAVKSSVASSFLFRKYREPPLQNSFATIYDDDDEEDEFRKDLGPSQIPVPVTPVKDSPQINGNGSFSYFCDGNNSFYEGTNITESPSFKERRLRLTDTEKGLEIIGRNLAEDHAVGWNEYWAFLGTFADLRNNEGLAKLEDFLKKRREKVELDEQEEALKNVRKEQLPSTGPNDSLGSICDALDQMRLHTGATPQLPNFRKRPTPLTSLPAVPLFPADPPPQEPPQIRSNITNPYLCLHRSLQVFAKRFVKNLDDACSSTMTVDFNAFFQQAVVDCVRKLNTLVGNYRRDAAFTTIDFSRVHSRYAQLIVLHIESTPETAPKIIHRLKLLLDRSRDVNAAHRHPDLAESLACLQNLLDLYILKSAELAGAGADDPETEASCSAAWREHPLVRGCRCRIEAAGGYAKKGSMERLVKRREQRRKVTAAVPVAMEKSSSFSLYRDPAGQDVRKVVSTPVAVAKAVAGRTWSDEEEDDEDEEYFSCSDSELDTDSDVEDDDPNVSYVTPPSSPSSFLLQSPSPLADSKLQQESNNSSGGTSRVSTDDGVASGGGDDEDDQDQFLDTVGDDDDEDDGVEREPEFRNYIEGAAPTKQDVDVLNVVEKRPVDAAEFPHVHEWRQAMLRMSPEERERIATQKKPRDLSRSNWRGAANANDTSMNLADLSANQSSFLLLDQPPPSSPKPSQLTTTPPSSPIRSVSAAAGMFRFGRARELAANTAANDSLGSLDGRLGLMNISDCGVDTPKEGHRHRHQLIQQQQQQRVAPAPSS; from the exons ATGGAGTACTACGCGATCTATCTGCCGTACAAGGAGCCGGATGTTT ccATCAAGAGCTTCTACACGGACAAGGAGGAGGCACTCAAGATGCTCAAAACGCACAAGGAGGCCCGGCTGAAAGCGTTCCGGACCAGCGAGGAGGCCGTCTACTTCTATCTGAACGGGCCGACggaaccgacgacgacgacgacggcgagtaGCAGCTTGGTGATGGGTACGACTTCGGAAAAGGCATCGCTGACGACCGGAAACGGGAACAATCTGCTAGGGGGACAGATGCCGAAAT CTCCCACCACCGGCCAGCTGCCGCTCCCCTCAGCGTCCGCCAAGCTAAAACTGGAAAAGACCCCCTTCAAGGCGCCCAAAAGCCAGGAACTTGTCGCGTTCCGCAAAAACATCGAGAAGAACGAGCTGGACCTGGTGCGGAACATCATCGAGCTGAACCCGCGCTACCTGGTCAGCTCCGGCGATATGCCGACGATCCTGAAGGAAGGTCCCCGCTACAACGCGCTGCACGTGGCCGCCATGGAGGGCAACACGGACATGTGCCGGCTGATACTGGCCACCATCGAGAATCCGGCCTTTATTGAGTTTTTGCACGGCCAGCGGAACGCGTCGACGGACGAGGTGAGCGCGATTCTGCTGGATTTGTACCTGAACATGCCGGACAAGTGCCGGAGCGAGACGCCGCTGCACTTTGCGGCCAAGTTCGGGTCGGTCGGGGTGATTGAGGTGCTGATTAGCTACCCGCAGTGCAAGCTGACCAAGAACTCGGACGGGCATCTGCCGAAGGAT ATCATCTGCGCCCGCGCCAAACCCCGCAACGACACGCCGGAAATCCGCCGCGCCATCGCCGACCTGCTGCGCGAGCGCTTCTACGTCCCGGTTCTGCGCGCCGTCGACCGCAGCACCCCGCCCGTCATCGGCGAACCCTTTACGCTGGCCAACCCCCCGAACCTGGAGCCGGCACGCGGTGGCGCTGGGGACCGCTTCAGCCCGCAGCTGGAGATTAAGGCGTACGCGGGCCCGATGGACCGGGAGCAGGCGCAGGTCTTTTGCCGGCGGTGGAAGACGCCGCCGCGGTTGATTCCGTCGCCGAGGGCGGGATTCGTTTCGCCGGTGAGGGGCGTTAGCTCGAGCAGCAAGATTCCGGTGGCGGCGTCGACGCCGATTGCGACGAAGGGGGCGCCGGCGGGTGGGAGGAGGACGCTCTTTCCGAACAAGTCGTTTGAGCTGGCGCTGGAGGGGGAGCgggagaaggagaaggagaaggaggaggagctgaacaattcgatcaataataattttgagaTTGAGGTGGtgagggaggaggaggaggaggaggaggaagcgcTGGAGGAGGACGTGAAGAACGGGAACAGTGTGGTGAGGGCGGTCAAGTCGTCGGTGGCGAGTAGCTTCCTGTTCCGGAAGTACCGGGAACCGCCACTGCAGAACTCGTTTGCGACGatctacgacgacgacgatgaggaGGATGAGTTCAGGAAGGATTTGGGACCTTCGCAGATTCCGGTTCCGGTCACGCCGGTCAAGGACAGTCCGCAGATCAACGGGAACGGGAGCTTCAGCTACTTTTGCGACGGCAACAACTCGTTCTACGAAGGGACCAACATTACGGAGTCGCCTTCGTTCAAGGAACGTCGCCTCAGGTTGACGGACACCGAGAAGGGGCTGGAGATCATCGGGAGGAATCTGGCCGAGGACCACGCCGTCGGTTGGAACGAGTACTGGGCGTTCCTCGGGACGTTCGCCGACTTGCGGAACAACGAAGGCCTGGCCAAGTTGGAGGACTTTCTGAAGAAGCGTCGCGAGAAGGTCGAACTCGACGAGCAGGAAGAAGCGCTGAAGAACGTCCGGAAGGAACAACTTCCCTCCACGGGACCCAACGACAGTCTCGGCTCGATCTGCGACGCCCTGGACCAGATGCGACTTCACACCGGGGCCACGCCCCAACTCCCCAACTTCCGGAAGCGGCCAACCCCCCTCACATCCCTCCCCGCCGTCCCCCTCTTCCCCGCAGACCCCCCACCCCAAGAACCGCCCCAAATCCGCTCGAACATCACCAACCCGTACCTCTGCCTGCACCGCTCGCTCCAGGTCTTCGCCAAGCGCTTCGTCAAGAACCTCGACGACGCCTGCAGCTCCACCATGACCGTCGACTTCAACGCCTTCTTCCAGCAGGCCGTCGTCGACTGCGTCCGCAAGCTCAACACCCTCGTCGGCAACTACCGCCGCGACGCCGCCTTCACCACCATCGACTTCTCCCGTGTCCACTCCCGTTACGCCCAACTCATCGTCCTGCACATCGAGTCCACCCCGGAAACCGCCCCCAAAATCATCCACCGCCTCAAGCTGCTCCTCGATCGAAGTCGCGACGTCAACGCGGCCCACCGCCATCCGGACCTCGCCGAAAGTCTCGCCTGTCTGCAGAACCTGCTCGATCTGTACATCCTGAAGAGCGCCGAGCTGGCCGGCGCCGGCGCCGATGATCCGGAGACCGAGGCCAGCTGTAGTGCGGCGTGGCGTGAGCATCCGCTGGTGCGGGGATGTCGCTGTCGGATTGAGGCGGCCGGGGGGTACGCCAAGAAGGGAAGTATGGAGCGGTTGGTGAAGCGGAGGGAGCAGAGGAGGAAGGTGACGGCGGCGGTTCCGGTGGCGATGGAGAAGTCGTCGTCGTTTAGTTTGTATCGGGATCCGGCGGGGCAGGATGTTAGGAAGGTGGTTTCGACGCCGGTGGCGGTCGCGAAGGCGGTTGCCGGGAGGACCTGGTCcgacgaggaggaggacgacgaggacgaggagTACTTT AGCTGCAGCGACTCCGAGCTGGACACCGACTCGGACGTGGAGGACGACGACCCGAACGTCAGCTACGTGACGCCCCCGTCCAGCCCGTCCTCGTTCCTTCTGCAGTCCCCGTCCCCGCTGGCAGACTCCAAACTCCAGCAAGAATCCAACAACAGCAGCGGTGGCACCAGCCGGGTGTCCACCGACGACGGCGTGGCCAGTGGCGGAGGCGACGACGAAGACGACCAGGACCAGTTTCTGGACACCGTCGGAGACGACGATGACGAGGACGACGGCGTTGAGCGGGAGCCCGAGTTCCGGAACTACATCGAGGGCGCGGCCCCGACCAAACAGGACGTGGACGTGCTGAACGTGGTCGAGAAGCGTCCGGTGGACGCGGCCGAATTTCCGCACGTGCACGAGTGGCGCCAGGCCATGCTGCGGATGTCGCCGGAGGAACGGGAACG AATCGCAACCCAAAAGAAGCCCCGGGACCTGTCCCGCTCGAACTGGCGAGGTGCCGCCAACGCCAACGACACCAGCATGAACCTCGCCGACCTCAGCGCAAACCAATCGTCATTCCTCCTCCTGGACCAACCGCCACCTTCATCGCCCAAACCTTCCCAGTTGACAACGACGCCCCCGTCGTCCCCGATCCGGTCCGTGTCGGCGGCCGCCGGAATGTTCCGCTTTGGGCGGGCCCGCGAACTCGCTGCCAACACTGCCGCCAACGATAGTCTGGGTTCGCTGGACGGACGCCTCGGGCTGATGAACATTTCCGACTGTGGGGTGGACACGCCCAAGGAGGGACACCGCCATCGGCACCAGCtcatccagcagcagcagcagcagcgggttGCGCCGGCGCCGTCCTCGTAa